From the Vibrio tubiashii ATCC 19109 genome, the window GTCTCTATAACATCACAAAATCTGCCTCAAAACCCGATCTGCGCTAACCCTAGTAATCTTACGCATCAGCTTCTGAACGGCATCAGGGTAATCTTCTGCTTTCTCTAACTGTCTGTAAGTACAAATGAGTTGGGTGTGCTGGAGAATATTCTCCACCTCTTTCTCAAATTGAGGTGTTAGGTGGTGGAAGTTATCTTGGATAAATAGAGCGTTTTCTAAGTCTAAGCTCCAAGCCCTTGGGTTGAGGTTATTACCCGTAATCAGCATGTAGCGCTTGTCTACCCAGATACCTTTTAGATGGAAGCTGTTTTCTTCATGCTTCCATAAATGGATAGACAATTTACGGCTTGCGATATTGGCCTCATTTGACTTGGCAAACTGGCGTAAGTTTCGCTCATAAAGGTAGGGCAGCCCACCGATAGTTTTGAACTCTTCCTCAGGAGAGATATAAAAGTCATTCGCCGTTTTATCACCTACGACGATAGTCACTTTCACACCACGCTTAAGTGCTTTTTTAACTTCCTTAGCCACGCTGCGCGGGAAGTTAAAATAAGGTGTACAGATGAAAATCTCGTCTTTGGCCTGTGCTAGTAACTGGTTGATACCTTGATTAAGCTTGTTGCGTTTTTTACCCACGCCTACGATAGGTGTTACAGCAACCTGTTCTTGAGATGCAGTCTGTGACTCAAATTGATAAGAGGATTTAGCAAGAGAAGCTCTCAATTGACGAATCTGAGGTTTTATCTCTTTAGTTTCTGGCTTATTTGAACATGCTAAATTGTTAACCGCAGGGTGGTCTATCATCTCTTTATGAACGAAGTTGACCATACTATCGGCTAGTGCTTTGTTATTTAGCACATGATAGCGGTCGAAACGATAACGTTCTTTGTAGTTGAGATAGATGTTGTTAAGACTTGCGCCACTGTAGATAACCTGGTCATCAATAATGAAGCCTTTTAAGTGCAAAACGCCGAAGACTTCACGTCCACGAACTGGAACACCATAGATAGGAATTCTGTGCTCGTAATTATCCGCAAAGCTCTTATACATAGAGGCGTTGGTTTCGCCAGGTTCAGCACCGATTAAGCCGCGCTGAGCACGATGCCAATCAACACATACATTGATTTCTAGACCAGGGTTGCGCTGTTTGGCTTCATAGAGTTCAGTTAAGATCTCTCTTCCTGCTTCATCATCCTCCAAATAAAGAGCAACCAGGTAGATTCGTTTACTTGCCTGACGAATCGCTTCTATTAAGCGAGTTCGAAAATCTTTAGCTGCATAAAGTGTCTCAAACTGAGCTGGATCTTGCGCCAAAGTAGGAAGTTGTTCGAATAAGTTCCTATTAGTCATCATGTTGGATGGGTTACCTTTACTTAAAGTGGACAAGGATATTAGCAAAATGTGCTAGCAGTTCCTAGCTACCAGATCCTAGTTCGACAATGCGAGTTGTAAAACCTGTGATTTACTGATTAGGACGAAGGCTGATTTCACCACCGATGAAGGTTTCTAACCCATTTTCGGTTTCTAAAAGAACTGCGCCTTGTTCGTTGATACCTCTGGCGATTCCGCTAATCTCCCTAGGTCCCATAAGCAGTTTTACTGAACGGTTGATAAAGTTATCCAAGCGATTCCATCTCTCGACAAAGCCTGCCATCCCATACAGTTCATAATCATCTAAAGCTTTGTGTAGGGTGGTTATCATGGTAATCGCCAGTTGGTTTCTATCAATCAGTTGATTATCTGCCACCTCATCTAGGCTAGCCCAGGGCTGGGTAATGCCTTCTGTTGCCTCAGACATCATCAAGTTGAGGCCCATACCAATGACAAGGTTGGCCGCTGCACCAGCTTGGCCTGACATTTCGACTAGAATGCCAGCGAGCTTCTTGTCTTGATAATAGAGGTCATTCGGCCATTTTAATTTTACACCTGCTAATCCCATCTTTTCGAGAGCTTCAACGATTGCCACGCCAACTACTAGACTTAGTCCCATTGCGGCCGCCATACCAGCATCTAAACGCCAAAACATCGAGAGGTATAGGTTCGAGCCAAAAGGGGATACCCACTCGCGTCCGCGGCGACCTCTTCCTTTGGCCTGATACTCAGCAATACACACTGATCCAGATTCTAAGCTATCAACTCGATCAAGTAGATATTGGTTGGTTGAGTCAATAATAGGTATTAGTTCTACTCGATTAGCTAAACTATTTTGAAGGATCTCTTTGTCGAGCAATTGCATAGGCTTGGCGAGCTGATAGCCCTTGCCCTGCACGCGAAACACGTCGACGCCCCAAGCTTGGATACCTTTAATATGCTTACTGATCGCGGCTCTGGATACGCCAAGCTTATCTCCTAGCTCTTCTCCAGAGTGAAAGCCGCCTTGAGATAAAGCCTTCAAGATAGAAAGTTTTACGGAATGCTCTTTCATTGTTGGCTCTCTAATATTGTTTCTAGATTCGTTTCTGCATGAGAACCAATAAATCTCACTTCATGCTCTAATTCTATCTGATATTTTTCCAATACAGTTTGACGTACTGTTTCTGCTAGTTTGAGCACATCATTTGCCGATGCATTGTTTGTATTAACTAGCACCAATGCTTGCTTAGGGTGGACTTGAGCGCCACCGATTTGATGCCCTTTCAATTGGCATTGATCTATTAGCCAGCCAGCGGCGATTTTTGCGCCATTTTGTGTTGGGTACGCGGCAATATTGGGGAATTGTTTACTCAAATTTTCGAACTGCTGGTTCGAGATAACCGGGTTCTTAAAGAAGCTGCCTGCATTGCCTAGCTTGGCAGGGTCAGGCAGCTTTTCCATTCGGATTTGGCAAACTCGCTCAAACACCTGCTGCGCGGTGAGCGTTTCGCTCTGAAGAGATTGAAGCGGGCCATATTCGATATTCGCTGACCACTGTTTTGGGAGTTTCAAGCCAATCGCTACAACCATGACTTTTTCAAACAGTTCATGTTTAAAAATGGAGTCTCGATAGCCAAATTGACACTCTTCAGCACTCAAGCGCTTGGTATTGAAGGTTTCTAAACAAAGTACGTCGACATATTCGCAGGTATCTTTAAGCTCAACACCATAAGCGCCGATGTTTTGAATCGGAGCGCTGCCCGCACAGCCGGGGATGAGAGCGAGGTTCTCTAACCCAAAGTAACCTTGTTCAACACTCCACTTCACCAAGCTTGGCCAATCTTCACCACCAGCGATATGCAGATGCCAATGCGTTTCGGTTTCACTGACCGACTTTCCGAGCAACTTATTGAGTACCACCACACCTTGGTAGGGCTGGGTAAACAAAACATTGCTGCCTTTACCTAAAATCAGTTTAGGAAGGCTTAACCACTCTTGCTTTTGATAGACATGTTTGATTTCTTCAACGGTTGTGACTTCAACCAGATAAGAGCAGGTTTGCGAGATAGAAAAGGTATGACAGCGACTAAGATCTGCGTTAGCTAATATTTGCATCGGATTCATCGAGTAATCTAAACTGCCTGCATTCTACCCTAAATTGAAGTTTGGTGATAATGAGCCCAATGCAGATTGAAACCTTAGACCCAATCAAACTCCCCCTTATCTCGCGTTTGTACAAAGCTCACTATCCTTCAGGCAAGGCGAAAAAGGATGAGCTGACAATTGTTGGTTCCATTGATCAACAAATCGTCTCACTGGTTCGTTTTAGAAATATTGATCAGTATCGTTTGCTAACAGGAATGCTAGTTTTACCAGAACATAGGGGAAGCGGCTTAGGTCATCAGTTAATGGGCTACTGCGCTCAGTATGTTTTATCGGATCATGACTTCTGCTTTGCCTACGCACATCTAGAAACATTTTATGCTCAACATAACTTCAAGACGATTGATGCGAGTCAGTTACCTAACTCGCTAAAAGGGCTGTTTGAACGTTATAGCCTGAAGAAGAAACTTGTAGCGATGAAGTACGTCAAACCATCTCGGTAAAGCGTTTGCTTTATAAAGCTGATGCTCCATAATATTTCAGTGATTGAGGGAGCAAGCATGAAAAGCGCCGACAAAATATTACAGACCATAAAAAGAGAGGGGGCTGTTACTGCTAAGCAGCTTGCTGACGCACTCGATATGACTACCATGGGGGCGCGTCAACACCTACAAACTCTTGAGAATGACGATTTACTGACTTTCGAAGACCTAAAAGTTAAAGTAGGAAGACCTACGCGGCACTGGTCGCTGACAAAGAAAGGTCATGCGCAATTTGCTGATCGTCATAGTGAGCTGACTATTCAAGTCATAGAAGCGGTCGAAAACCTGTTTGGTCAAGAGGGTTTGCAAAAAGTGGCCAATGAGCGGGAAGCGAAAACGTTAGATCACTACCAAGAAGAACTCAGCCTTTTTGCCGACTCCTTTTCTAAGCTGAAAAGGCTGGTTGAATTGCGGCAACAAGAAGGCTACATGGCGGAGCTTGAAAAGACAGACTGTGGTTACTTGTTGATTGAAAACCACTGTCCTATTTGTAAGGCTGCGACACGTTGTCCGAGTTTGTGTCGCTCAGAATTAGCTATTTTTCAGACTTTACTTGGTGACAAGTTATCTGTCGAACGCACAGAACATATCGTTGCTGGGCAGAGAAGGTGTGTCTATCAAATTAAAGGCATGCCAGTTTAAAGTGTCTCAAATGTAAGAAAAGAATTTTCAGGCTCCTCAATTTTGTCTGAATCGCCTATCCTTACATTGCGGTGTTGATAATTTAGTCATCACCAAGGGAGGCAGTATGAGTTCACCATTAATTAATCAAACCTTACCTTCTTTCGATGAGCTAATGGCACTGGCAGAACATAATCCGGAAGGCTTTACCCAGCTAAAGCAAGATATGTGTAAAGAGATGATTCTTTCGGCTTCAGAAGAAATGCAAGACCGATTATGGGCGCAGCAAAGCCATATTGATCGTGTAGTCGGAACCTGCAAAAACCCCAATCATGCCAATGTGCTCCTCATGCGTGAGCTGGTTTCCCAAATGGTAAAATTCCAGGATGTGCTTGATGGTGATGTGAGCGAGATAGACTCTCAGCACAGTGCGCAGGTTATTCCTTTGGATGATTGGCGTTAGTATCAGCTAATTGATGATCGCGCTCTCCTTTTCCAGACTGCTAACACTGTCCGATGGTTACAGGCTATGCTAGTATTCACGGATTAAAATGAATATCTTTAGTTAACATAAGCAAGTTGCTTGTAAAAGGACTACGTGTGAGCGAGCAAAACCAACCACTAACAAATCAACATTACTCACCTCAAATACCTTCAGCTTTTCAATCTAATGATGAAATTGACCTTCGAGAGTTATTCAAAGCTCTTTGGGATGGCAAGTTAATTGTCATTATTACCACGTTAGTCTTTGCAGTAGGGGCAGTGGCTTTTGCGCTTAACTCTCAAGAATGGTGGTCTTCAAAAGCAAAAATCACTCAACCACAGACACAAGATATTGCTGCTTACCAACAACAGGTTAAACAATTCCAACCCGTATTCGATATTTATCAAGATGACGGCACGGTACTTGTTAATTACGAACTGGAGAGCTTGATTGATACGAAGGTTTTATTTAAGCGCTTTGTCGATGCTTTTAACTCAAGCAATAATAAAAGAGGTTTTTTAGATGCGAGTGAAGAGTTCCAACGCTTTAAAGATAAGTTAGATACAGATACAGATACAGATACAGGTGATGTAGAACGTCGTTTGTATGCTGAATGGTTCCAAAAAATCACAGCTAAGCAAGATGGCAGGGATGAGCTGGCTCCATATGACATCTCGCTCCAATCAACTACCAAAGAAAGCAGCTATTCATTGCTAAATGAATATATCGCTATTATTGAACGTAAAGCTCACTACGATGCTTTAAACAACTTACAAGCTATTGTGGACAGTAAGCGTAATGAATTGGTCCAACAAAAACGAATTTTAGAGAGCCAAGCAGCCAACAAGTTACTTGTTGAAGCAGAAAGAGCTAAGTATGCAATGGATATAGCCAAAGCAGCCGGTGTGACGCAACCGATTCAAACTAACAGTAGCAATGAATTATTTGGTATTGATTTAGGTACTAAAGCACTGGAAGCGAAAGTTAAAGCGTTAGAGTCAGTAAAAAACTTAAGTGTTGTGGAGCCGCGCCTCCAGCAAATTAATGCTAAGTTAGATATGCTTGAAAATATTAAGATAGATCGAACGATTCAATTCCAATCATTTCGTTTCTTAGAAAATGTCGAGCAACCCATTACACGAGATAAGCCTAAACGAGCTTTGATTGCTGTTTTGGGTACCTTACTTGGCAGTATGCTAGGCGTAGCGATTGTTCTTATTCGCTTTGCATTTCGCAGAGAAGAAGATTAAGTAGGCTTAACTTTCTTGCTTTCAAACGCCTCACAAGCTACAAACTTGTGAGGCGTTTTTGTTTACCTCTCTATGATTAACCTTATCTCTGAACCAGATCACAAAAATCCACTGCTTCCCCCTTGGATTTCCTGAATTTATCCCACATATAGAAAGCACAAGACTTTGAAGCCTTGTGCTTTCGCGCAATGCAATTATCAAACAACATGGAAATTTTCAGGAGAGACGACCGATGAACATTCGTCCATTACACGACCGAGTTATCGTAGAACGCCAAGAAGTTGAATCTAAGTCAGCAGGTGGCATCGTTCTGACTGGTTCTGCTGCAGAGAAATCGACTCGCGGTGTTGTACTAGCTGTGGGTAAAGGCCGCATCCTAGAAAACGGTACTGTGCTACCGTTGGACGTTAAAGTTGGCGACACTGTTATTTTCGCTGAAGGTTACGGTACTAAAACTGAAAAAATTGACGGTAAAGAAGTGCTAGTTATGTCTGAAAACGACATCATGGCGATCGTTGAATAATAGCAATCATTGAGTAATTTTTTGCTCAGATTCAGCTGAAAATCAAAACAAAGAATTTAGAAAAGGAAACTAAAGATGGCTGCTAAAGACGTTAAATTTGGTAACGACGCACGCGTAAAAATGCTAGAAGGTGTAAACGTTCTGGCTGACGCAGTAAAAGTAACACTAGGCCCTAAAGGTCGTAACGTTGTTCTAGACAAATCTTTCGGTGCACCAACCATTACTAAAGATGGTGTATCTGTAGCGCGCGAAATCGAACTTGAAGACAAGTTCCAAAACATGGGCGCGCAAATGGTTAAAGAAGTCGCGTCTCAAGCAAATGACGCTGCGGGTGACGGTACAACAACGGCAACAGTACTTGCTCAAGCTATCGTTAACGAAGGCTTAAAAGCGGTTGCTGCGGGTATGAACCCAATGGATCTTAAGCGTGGTATCGACAAAGCGGTTGTTGCTGCTGTTGAAGAGCTAAAAGCGCTGTCCGTTCCATGTGAAGACACTAAAGCGATAGCTCAGGTAGGTACTATCTCTGCGAACTCTGATTCAAGCGTTGGTAACATCATTGCTGAAGCGATGGAAAAAGTCGGTCGTGATGGCGTTATCACTGTTGAAGAAGGTCAGGCTCTACAAGATGAGCTAGACGTGGTTGAAGGTATGCAATTCGATCGTGGTTACCTATCGCCTTACTTCATCAACAACCAAGAAGCAGGTTCTGTTGATCTAGAGAATCCATTCATTCTTCTAATCGACAAGAAAGTTTCAAACATCCGTGAACTTCTTCCGACTCTAGAAGCAGTAGCAAAAGCTTCTCGCCCTCTACTTATTATCGCAGAAGATGTTGAAGGTGAAGCACTTGCAACACTAGTTGTGAACAATATGCGTGGCATCGTGAAAGTTGCGGCGGTTAAAGCGCCTGGTTTCGGTGACCGTCGTAAAGCTATGCTACAAGACATTGCTATCCTAACTGGCGGTACAGTGATTTCTGAAGAAGTCGGTCTAGAGCTAGAGAAAGTGGTTCTAGAAGACCTAGGTCAAGCGAAGCGCGTTGCTATCACTAAAGAAAACACAACTATCATCGATGGCATTGGTGAAGAAGCAATGATCTCTGGTCGTGTTGCTCAAATCCGTCAGCAAATCGAAGAAGCGACTTCAGACTACGACAAAGAGAAGCTACAAGAGCGTGTTGCTAAACTGGCAGGCGGTGTTGCAGTGATCAAAGTTGGCGCAGCGACTGAAGTTGAAATGAAAGAGAAGAAAGACCGTGTAGAAGATGCACTACATGCAACTCGCGCAGCGGTTGAGGAAGGTGTTGTGGCTGGTGGCGGTGTGGCATTAATCCGCGCAGCTTCTAAGATCACTGAACTTCAAGGCGACAACGAAGAGCAAAACGTGGGTATCCGCGTAGCTCTACGTGCAATGGAAGCGCCTATCCGTCAAATCACTAAGAACGCTGGTGACGAAGAGTCTGTAGTGGCCAACAACGTGAAAGGCGGTGAAGGTTCTTACGGCTACAATGCTGCAACGGGTGAGTACGGCGACATGATCGCAATGGGTATCTTAGATCCAACTAAGGTTACTCGTAGCGCACTTCAGTTCGCTGCATCAGTAGCAGGTCTAATGATCACCACAGAAGCTATGGTAACAGACCTACCACAAAAAGATGCTCCTGCAATGCCTGATATGGGCGGCATGGGTGGTATGGGTGGCATGGGTGGTATGATGTAATCCCCTGAGCTACCTACAGCGATTTAAAAACGGAGACTTCGGTCTCCGTTTTTGTTTTTATAGGTCTAACTGTTGGTGCACATAGCCGCGAATAAACGGCACAACCTCAGCTTCAAACCAAGGGTTTTTCTTTAACCACAAAGTATTACGTGGTGATGGATGAGGTAGGGGGAGGTAGCTGGGTGCCCAGCGTTGCCATTGCTGAACCGTCTCGGTTAGTGTTTTCGGTTTATCGGACAAATAGTAATTCTGTGCATATTGACCGATGAGCAGCGTCATACCTATGTTAGGCAGTTGCTCAAGAACGCGCTGGTGCCAGAGTGGCGCGCATTCTTCACGCGGCGGTAAGTCGCCACTTTTGCCTTTGCCCGGATAACATAAGCCCATTGGCATAATGGCAATCTTATTAGGGTCGTAGAAGGTTTCTTTGTCGAGCGCTAGCCACTCACGCAGCCGATTACCGCTTGGATCATTCCAAGGTATTGAGGTTTCATGGACTCTCGTCCCTGGCGCTTGGCCTATGATTAACAGTTTCGCAGAACTAGAGGCTTGGATGACAGGATTGGCTCCCAGTGGCAGAGAAGGCTCGCAAGCTTTGCAAGCTCGGATCTCTTTCAATAGCGGTTCTAACATCAGTAACCTTTATTTAGGTCGACCACGTTCATCAGCCCAAAACCATCACGCCAACGCTGATAGTTTTCGGCAAAAATGTCGATCACTTGTTCAGGGAAACTTAAAGCTGCGATATGGGGAGTAATAGTTATCCTCTCATGTTGCCAGAATGGGTGATCTTCATTTAGTGGTTCTTGTGTGAACACATCCAGATAAGCATGACTGATGCTGCCGCTATCAATCGCTGCGAGTAACCCATCTTCATCGACTGCACTACCGCGACCGACATTAAACAGCAAAGCACCTGAACAGTGACCCAAACTCTCACTATTGAGGATATTTTCTGTTTCAGGAGTGTTTGGCAAGGTGTTAACAACAATGTCCGCCTGTTTTAAGGCTGTGGCCAGTTCTTGAATATGATAAGTCGCATCAAAAGGGGACTGTTTGCCAGGAATGCCACTTCTATTAACGCCAATCGGCACGATGGCAAAACCCTTCGCGACGCTCGCAAGATAAGCGCCTATCGAACCGGTACCAAGGATAACCATGTTCTTTTTCACCAGAGATAGGTAAGGCTTGGGCTGCCACTGATTTTGTGTTTGCAGCAGTCGGTAGTGATTAAAGTGACGATAGTGCTCAATGGTATAACCCAAGACGTATTCGGCGATTTGCTGACCGAAAATACCTTTTACATTGGTGAGCTCGCCTGAGAAGTCGTCTAGTTGGCTCACTAGGGCATCGACGCCAGCATAAATAGATTGAATCCATTCGACGTTGGGGAAATCATCAATATGTTTAGCGGCGAGTGGGGGCGAAGCAAGTAGGATGGTTGCCTCACTGCGCGATGTAGTGAATTCGAGTTCAGGAAGTGCCGCTTGTTCGAGTAACTGTTGGTAGCGGCCATCATCTTCGGTAAGAAGATAAACTTTATGAGTGAAATTGTTCATCGCCTTGCTTTTTTCCCTGTTGGTTATCAAGTACACTTTCGTTGTCTAATTCAGCAACTAGGTCAACTGACCCAAAGAGTCTCTATGCTACAGAACCCTCTTCAGCTTCGTCTTGAGAAGTTAGAACCATGGCAACAGATTACCTTTATGGCGAGTCTGTGTGAACGTATGTACCCAAACTATGCAATGTTTTGTGATAGCACCGAGTTTGCCGAAGCGCGAGTTTACCGTGATATTTTAGACAGCATCTGGGAACAGCTCACTGTCAAAACGGCAAAAGTGAACTTTGAGCGTCAGCTAGAAAAGCTAGAAGAGATCATTCCAAGCTCAGAAGATTTTGATTTTTATGGCGTTTACCCAGCGATTGACGCTTGTGTTGCCTTGTCTAACCTTTTACATGGCTTGCTAGATAGAGATTATCTGTTTGAAAACATGCACAAAGTGAGTCAGCAGTCGGTGATGACAGTGGCTCAACTTGAAGAAGCACAAACAGGTGAAGAGATTACTAACGATAACCAAAAACAGAATGAAGCAGTTTGCGGTGAATGGGATGTGCAATGGGCGATCTTCCGTCCATTGAGAGAAGCTGAACAACGTGATATTGAATTGATCAAAGATTTACGTGCTGAGCTTCGCGATGAAGGTGTCAGCAATATTGGCATCGAGCTATAGAGAAATCCTCCATAGTTAGGTATTCCCTACTTAAATTTATTAAAGCAGAAGAGGGTTGACGCTTTCACGTCAACCCTCTATTTTTCCAGCTTTCCAGCTTTCCAGCTTTCCAGCTTTCCAGCTTTCCAGCTTTCCAGCTTTCCAGCTTTCCAGCTTTCTAGCTAACTAGCTCTCGTCTTTATTCTCTTTCGGCTTATCTACTGGTTCTTCAACAACTTCTTCGTCTTCATCGTCATCACGATTTTCGATTACGCCGTGCTTTTCTTTCCACTTCTCCCAGCGGTCAAAAGCAAGCTCTTGCATGTCAGTGGTGCGGTCTGCTTCATCGACAATTTCTTCACCAACTAAGTGTTCAAACACATCTTCCAGAGTCAAAATACCTTGAATGGTGCCGTATTCATCGACGATCATCGCCAATTGCAGGCGCTTCGCCATCATCTGCTCAAAAGCTTTTGGCAGTGCCATCGTGTTGAAGAGTACATGCACAGGGCGCATTATCGCACCGAGTTGCTTTTCACCACAGCCTGCTTGTTGCAGCTTAAATAACTCAAGACGGTGAACAAAACCAATGATGTTATCAGTCGACTGGCTATAAACCAGAGGACGCGAGAACGGCGTCTCTTTATGTTTATCGAGAAACTCATTAATCGTCATTTCGGCATCTACACGGAAAACGACAGGGCGCGGCGTCATCACCTGAGTGACGGGCACATCTTGGATACCGAGCAAGTTAGTCAAAATCTTAGACTCACCTTCTGCAAATTCACCGCTCTCTTTGGCTAAAATTGCCATAGCGGATAGTTCATCACGCATCTTTGGCGCTTCATGCCCACGAGCTAAGCGCTTAGTGATCTGCTCTGAGAACCACACAAATGGAGTTAGCGCCCATACCATCCAACGTAGAACCACAGCTGAAACAGGGGCTAGCTGACGCCAGTATGTGGCACCAATGGTCTTAGGCACGATTTCTGATAGCACTAAGATACCTAAAGTGAGCACACCAGAGAAAACGCCTAGCCACTCGCTACCAAATACAACCGCAGCTTGTGCACCTGCACTCGCCGCACCAATAGTGTGGGCAATCGTGTTCAAGGTCAGGATCGACGCCAGTGGGCGGTCAATGTCCGCTTTTAGCTTAGCCAGTTGCTCAGCCGCAGGGTGCCCTTGCTGGCGCAATTGGGCGATATAACTTGGTGAGATACTCAGAAGAACCGCTTCTAATACGGAGCAGATAAACGATACGCCAATCGCAACAGTGACGTATATGGTTAGCAACAACATAAGTGTCCTATGTAGATTTATACCCCTATCAATTCTTGCCGGAAAAGTGCGACTTTTCGTACCTGTGCATTATTGATATGAGCATTTTGTATTCGCTTTAGGTCCCGAAATATCAGGCTTTACGGGCTCTCGCATGTCTATAAATAAGGCCAAAATAGGTTAAAAACAAGTATTAAGTCTTGCTGACAGAGTAACAAATTGTGAGTTAATGCTCAGAATATGGTTAAAAGTGCGTCATGAGAGCTAAAGATCGCTTACAAACCTTTGCCAGATGGGGCATTTATGTTTTAGAGTGAGTTGAATTCGATAACATATGAGAAGGGAAACCTAATGAACAAGACCCAATTAATCGACTTTATCGCAGAGAAAGCAGACCTATCTAAAGCGCAAGCTAAAGCTGCTCTTGAAGCAACTCTTGAAGGTGTGACAGATGCACTTAAAGAGGGTGACCAAGTTCAACTAATTGGTTTTGGTACATTCAAAGTTAACCACCGCGCAGCACGTACTGGTCGTAACCCTAAGACTGGTGCAGAGATTCAAATCGCTGCGGCTAACGTTCCTGCATTCGTAGCAGGTAAAGCACTGAAAGATTCAGTAAAATAATTTATTGCTGATTTCAGAGTTTCAAACTCGGAATTGTATATAATACGCCAAGGTAGCTGCTATCTTGGCGTATATTTGTTTATGACGATGAAAAAACTTCTAGCACCTTCACTAATCGCTTCTTTACTGGTTGGATGCTCCTCGAGTATTCCTACTCCCAACCTAGACCAGTTTACTGAGTATACTGGTGGTCAGAGTATGGGGGATGCGACCAGCTTATATTGGTACACCGAACGTTTATCTTTTCCTTACACTGCTGCGGACTATGTGAGCGCCGGAGACTATGGTTGGTATAAATCTGACTATCGATGGGAAGATGGCGAGATTCGAGAACTGATTCGTGAAGGGCAACAGCTAAAAGACAATCAAGGCTTAGTCCCGTACCGTATTCATGTTCGCTTTAGCAAAGACGGTGAGGCGATCTATCAGCAGTATCGACTCGACGGGAAGGTCCTGCCGCTGAAAGCTGATAAAATTGCTTGGCTTAAGCAAGAAGCGTTGACTATTCCAACTCGCACCAAAGAGCAGAGTAGCACCGGTGTTCGTTTGATTCAGGGCTATTGGGATGGCTCAAGCTTTGATACTTGTTCAGGACAAAGCTACGAACATGTAGAGTTTAACGAGACATTACCCAGCTTTGTGATCAACCGCTTGTCGAGTGTAGACAGCTATGCGGCGTTTTTAGGCACTACGCAAAGCAAAAAGGTTATCGTAAACCAATTACTCATGCTGGCGGAAGACAGTCATGACTGCATCGAACGACCAGGTCTGATCGAAGAGTAATAACCGGCAAAAGATAGATAAAACAAAGGCGCTCAATGAGCGCCTTTTTACGATAAGCCAACTGATGTTGTTATTTACTGTTCTTGCTCGCGCGCAATCGCTCTGTAGCCGATGTCATTGCGGTGGAACATACCATTCCAGCTTACTTGCTTAGCTAGAGCGTATGCTTGCTCCTG encodes:
- a CDS encoding co-chaperone GroES, with protein sequence MNIRPLHDRVIVERQEVESKSAGGIVLTGSAAEKSTRGVVLAVGKGRILENGTVLPLDVKVGDTVIFAEGYGTKTEKIDGKEVLVMSENDIMAIVE
- the groL gene encoding chaperonin GroEL (60 kDa chaperone family; promotes refolding of misfolded polypeptides especially under stressful conditions; forms two stacked rings of heptamers to form a barrel-shaped 14mer; ends can be capped by GroES; misfolded proteins enter the barrel where they are refolded when GroES binds); protein product: MAAKDVKFGNDARVKMLEGVNVLADAVKVTLGPKGRNVVLDKSFGAPTITKDGVSVAREIELEDKFQNMGAQMVKEVASQANDAAGDGTTTATVLAQAIVNEGLKAVAAGMNPMDLKRGIDKAVVAAVEELKALSVPCEDTKAIAQVGTISANSDSSVGNIIAEAMEKVGRDGVITVEEGQALQDELDVVEGMQFDRGYLSPYFINNQEAGSVDLENPFILLIDKKVSNIRELLPTLEAVAKASRPLLIIAEDVEGEALATLVVNNMRGIVKVAAVKAPGFGDRRKAMLQDIAILTGGTVISEEVGLELEKVVLEDLGQAKRVAITKENTTIIDGIGEEAMISGRVAQIRQQIEEATSDYDKEKLQERVAKLAGGVAVIKVGAATEVEMKEKKDRVEDALHATRAAVEEGVVAGGGVALIRAASKITELQGDNEEQNVGIRVALRAMEAPIRQITKNAGDEESVVANNVKGGEGSYGYNAATGEYGDMIAMGILDPTKVTRSALQFAASVAGLMITTEAMVTDLPQKDAPAMPDMGGMGGMGGMGGMM
- a CDS encoding uracil-DNA glycosylase family protein yields the protein MLEPLLKEIRACKACEPSLPLGANPVIQASSSAKLLIIGQAPGTRVHETSIPWNDPSGNRLREWLALDKETFYDPNKIAIMPMGLCYPGKGKSGDLPPREECAPLWHQRVLEQLPNIGMTLLIGQYAQNYYLSDKPKTLTETVQQWQRWAPSYLPLPHPSPRNTLWLKKNPWFEAEVVPFIRGYVHQQLDL
- a CDS encoding D-2-hydroxyacid dehydrogenase, with the protein product MNNFTHKVYLLTEDDGRYQQLLEQAALPELEFTTSRSEATILLASPPLAAKHIDDFPNVEWIQSIYAGVDALVSQLDDFSGELTNVKGIFGQQIAEYVLGYTIEHYRHFNHYRLLQTQNQWQPKPYLSLVKKNMVILGTGSIGAYLASVAKGFAIVPIGVNRSGIPGKQSPFDATYHIQELATALKQADIVVNTLPNTPETENILNSESLGHCSGALLFNVGRGSAVDEDGLLAAIDSGSISHAYLDVFTQEPLNEDHPFWQHERITITPHIAALSFPEQVIDIFAENYQRWRDGFGLMNVVDLNKGY
- a CDS encoding YjaG family protein, producing MLQNPLQLRLEKLEPWQQITFMASLCERMYPNYAMFCDSTEFAEARVYRDILDSIWEQLTVKTAKVNFERQLEKLEEIIPSSEDFDFYGVYPAIDACVALSNLLHGLLDRDYLFENMHKVSQQSVMTVAQLEEAQTGEEITNDNQKQNEAVCGEWDVQWAIFRPLREAEQRDIELIKDLRAELRDEGVSNIGIEL
- a CDS encoding CNNM domain-containing protein, which codes for MLLLTIYVTVAIGVSFICSVLEAVLLSISPSYIAQLRQQGHPAAEQLAKLKADIDRPLASILTLNTIAHTIGAASAGAQAAVVFGSEWLGVFSGVLTLGILVLSEIVPKTIGATYWRQLAPVSAVVLRWMVWALTPFVWFSEQITKRLARGHEAPKMRDELSAMAILAKESGEFAEGESKILTNLLGIQDVPVTQVMTPRPVVFRVDAEMTINEFLDKHKETPFSRPLVYSQSTDNIIGFVHRLELFKLQQAGCGEKQLGAIMRPVHVLFNTMALPKAFEQMMAKRLQLAMIVDEYGTIQGILTLEDVFEHLVGEEIVDEADRTTDMQELAFDRWEKWKEKHGVIENRDDDEDEEVVEEPVDKPKENKDES
- the hupA gene encoding nucleoid-associated protein HU-alpha yields the protein MNKTQLIDFIAEKADLSKAQAKAALEATLEGVTDALKEGDQVQLIGFGTFKVNHRAARTGRNPKTGAEIQIAAANVPAFVAGKALKDSVK